GATCGCCGACAATTCGTCCTCCTCCGGTTTTGTCATCGGCCAGTGGTCGGATGCGTCGACCGATATCGCCAATCTCGGCATGGTTCTTTCGATCAACGGCGAACCGCGCGAGATCGGCTCGTCGGCCGCCATTCTCGGCCATCCGGTCCGCTCGCTCGTCGCCGCCGCGCGCATGGTCGCGGCTGCCGGCGAGGAGCTGAAGGCGGGCGACATCGTGCTTGCCGGCGGCGCGACGGCCGCCATTCCGATGGTTGCCGGACAGGCCGTGACGCTTGAGGTCGAGCGGCTCGGCACCGTCGCCTTCAACGTGGGAGAGTGACATGCCTTTCGTCGATGTGACCATGATCGAGGGCCGCAGCAATGCGGTGAAGGAAAAGCTGATCGAAAAACTGACCGAGGCGGTTGTCGAGACCACCGGCGTGCCGATCGAGAGCGTGCGCGTGGTCCTGCGCGAAGTGCCGGGCCACCACTGGGGCATCGCGGGCAAGCCGAAATTTCCCGCCCCCGACGCTGGATCATGACCGAGGGGTTCGTCGAACCGGGCGAGGAAGGCCCGGTCACGGTTCAGGTCTCGCGCCGGGTGCGCCCCGGCCGCGAGGCCGATTACGAGGCCTGGCTGCACGGCATCGTCGAGGCGGCAAAGGACTTTCCCGGCCATATGGGCGTCAACATCCTGAAACCCTCCGGCAAGACCGGCGGGGGCTACGTGCTGATCTACCGCTTCGACAGTTTCGCCCATTGCGAGGCCTGGGAAAACTCCTCGGCCCGCGCGGGCTACGTCGCCCTTCTGGGCGACCTGGTCGAGGGCGAGACCGAGCGCCGCCGCGTCACCGGGCTTGAGGCCTGGTTCGAACTGCCGGAACTGCCGGTGACGAAGCCCGCCCCGCGCTGGAAGATGTCGATCGTCCTCGTCGCGGTCGTCTTCGTGCTCGTCTATCCGCTGCAGCTGATCGTGCCGCCGCTCGTTCCGGACTGGCCGCACTGGGCGAAGACGCTCACG
This window of the Martelella lutilitoris genome carries:
- a CDS encoding 2-hydroxymuconate tautomerase — encoded protein: MPFVDVTMIEGRSNAVKEKLIEKLTEAVVETTGVPIESVRVVLREVPGHHWGIAGKPKFPAPDAGS
- a CDS encoding antibiotic biosynthesis monooxygenase, whose protein sequence is MTEGFVEPGEEGPVTVQVSRRVRPGREADYEAWLHGIVEAAKDFPGHMGVNILKPSGKTGGGYVLIYRFDSFAHCEAWENSSARAGYVALLGDLVEGETERRRVTGLEAWFELPELPVTKPAPRWKMSIVLVAVVFVLVYPLQLIVPPLVPDWPHWAKTLTIAIIQVLAMTYVVMPRVTRALKSWLFAG